From Alkaliphilus flagellatus, the proteins below share one genomic window:
- a CDS encoding NusG domain II-containing protein: MFKIMTKADKILIVFILVASIASIFAIPTLLTSAGSEKQVVVNIDGKEVARFTLTNTPESEFKEIPFEVRGKEYKARFEMKDGKVMLHRLPDEVVPLSIHKEMGWISESYQMIVALPIKMYVTVEGATVADDDMFDIIVQ; this comes from the coding sequence ATGTTTAAAATAATGACTAAAGCAGATAAAATATTAATTGTTTTTATTTTGGTAGCTAGTATAGCTAGTATTTTTGCCATACCTACATTACTAACAAGTGCAGGTTCTGAAAAACAAGTAGTTGTAAATATTGACGGTAAGGAAGTTGCTCGTTTTACATTAACAAATACTCCCGAATCGGAGTTTAAAGAGATTCCTTTTGAGGTTAGGGGAAAAGAATATAAAGCACGGTTTGAAATGAAGGATGGTAAGGTAATGCTCCATAGACTACCAGACGAGGTAGTGCCTTTAAGTATTCATAAAGAAATGGGATGGATTAGCGAGTCATATCAGATGATAGTGGCTCTTCCTATTAAGATGTATGTAACTGTTGAAGGTGCTACAGTAGCGGATGATGATATGTTTGATATTATAGTACAGTAA
- a CDS encoding YueI family protein — protein MMDKSELEKTIEYAIGGTPQIKPDEKRKWLGEFRERVILGLTMEQSSMIEAQNYVEDALKDNMAEIIIVNQKIPMEVMSKYMKLAKDTSKEFKTISTNSEESMGIVVVSRQAVERENVEVEIKEVPARFKETNDKEICGDCYKEVSVKWPKFSKRFKKFGLLDRIMGAKCPICKK, from the coding sequence ATGATGGACAAAAGTGAATTGGAGAAAACGATAGAATATGCTATAGGTGGTACACCACAAATAAAGCCTGATGAAAAACGGAAATGGCTAGGAGAGTTTAGAGAAAGAGTCATATTAGGATTAACTATGGAGCAATCTTCTATGATTGAGGCACAAAACTACGTAGAAGATGCCTTAAAGGATAATATGGCAGAAATTATTATAGTAAATCAAAAGATACCTATGGAAGTAATGTCTAAATACATGAAACTAGCTAAGGATACAAGCAAGGAGTTCAAAACTATATCTACTAATAGTGAAGAATCAATGGGCATTGTAGTAGTGAGCCGCCAAGCCGTAGAAAGGGAAAATGTAGAGGTAGAAATAAAAGAAGTACCTGCAAGATTTAAAGAAACTAATGATAAGGAAATATGTGGAGATTGTTATAAAGAGGTAAGTGTTAAATGGCCTAAGTTTAGTAAAAGATTTAAAAAGTTTGGGCTTTTAGATAGAATCATGGGCGCAAAGTGCCCTATTTGTAAAAAGTAA
- a CDS encoding YwmB family TATA-box binding protein, producing MRRYSLLGLIFILLVGILYNSSAQPVKNIDTDLLQEESLLLQAIEIGGFQMEEFNINKSGFIPNTFLTMEELEEKQIEIMDALNINGEVVRINMDEVKEYGHKDYFEDPLDIEAETILEQRVEDEGYNEIITFVPNEEGNVTVIKLLSTQIVGESETYIIVDIVENKRYKEIVDISNQVENILEKYASEIQTTINLTGAHLGMLTKAEENQKQEEIFSFLEAKRIEVLEDELFTSITAYSPLISSSINYGGRSVNLQLAMRYSEYEDKTYLWIANPLITTAY from the coding sequence ATGAGAAGATATTCTTTACTCGGACTTATTTTTATTTTACTTGTAGGAATTTTATATAACTCATCAGCCCAGCCTGTTAAAAATATAGATACAGATTTATTACAGGAAGAATCGCTACTTTTACAGGCTATAGAAATTGGTGGATTTCAGATGGAAGAATTTAATATAAATAAATCAGGTTTTATTCCTAATACATTTCTTACTATGGAAGAACTTGAAGAAAAACAAATAGAGATAATGGATGCTTTAAATATAAATGGAGAAGTAGTAAGGATTAATATGGATGAAGTAAAGGAATATGGACATAAGGATTATTTTGAAGATCCACTGGATATTGAGGCTGAAACTATTTTAGAACAAAGAGTAGAAGATGAAGGATACAATGAAATCATAACATTTGTACCTAATGAAGAAGGCAATGTTACCGTAATAAAACTACTTAGTACCCAAATAGTGGGAGAGTCTGAAACGTATATTATTGTTGACATAGTTGAAAATAAAAGATATAAAGAAATAGTGGATATTAGTAATCAAGTGGAAAATATACTAGAGAAATACGCAAGTGAAATACAAACTACAATCAACTTAACAGGGGCACATTTAGGTATGCTTACTAAAGCTGAGGAAAACCAAAAACAGGAAGAAATATTTAGTTTTTTAGAAGCTAAGAGGATAGAAGTTTTGGAAGATGAACTTTTTACCAGTATTACTGCATATAGCCCATTAATTTCTTCCTCTATTAACTACGGGGGCAGAAGTGTAAACCTTCAGTTGGCTATGAGATACAGTGAATACGAAGATAAAACCTATTTGTGGATTGCCAATCCTCTGATTACTACAGCTTATTAA
- the murA gene encoding UDP-N-acetylglucosamine 1-carboxyvinyltransferase — MSKIIVQKSRPLQGTVRVSGAKNAVLPILAATLLSTEKCVLEEVPALRDVDVICEVLSSLGADIKRLERDKIEVMAHDIDEIEAPYELVRKMRASFLVMGPLLARMGKARISMPGGCAIGTRPIDLHLKGFKALGAEITLGYGFVEATAERLIGSKIYLDFPSVGATENIMMAAVLAEGQTVIENAAEEPEITDLANFLNKMGADIKGAGTDTIKINGVENLGGAVHSVIPDRIEAGTYMIAAAITGGNVLVDNVVPDHLKPVIAKLKECNMEVMEEGNGIRVIGKNRPKAVDIKTMPYPGFPTDMQSQFMALMSVAEGTSIVIETVFENRFMHVSELKRMGADIKIEGRSAIIEGKEALLGAPVKATDLRAGAALILSGLVSDGITEITNTYHIDRGYVDIEEKLRSLGANIYREENLEEEEELA, encoded by the coding sequence TTGTCAAAAATTATCGTTCAAAAAAGCAGACCATTACAAGGAACTGTTCGTGTAAGTGGAGCTAAAAATGCTGTTTTGCCAATATTGGCAGCTACCTTGTTATCTACTGAAAAGTGTGTTTTGGAAGAAGTACCAGCTTTAAGAGATGTAGATGTAATTTGCGAAGTATTATCAAGCCTTGGGGCAGATATAAAGCGTTTAGAAAGAGATAAAATAGAAGTTATGGCACATGACATAGATGAAATAGAAGCACCATACGAGCTAGTTAGAAAGATGAGAGCATCTTTTCTAGTTATGGGACCTCTTTTAGCTCGAATGGGCAAGGCAAGAATTTCCATGCCTGGTGGATGTGCTATTGGCACAAGACCTATTGATCTTCATTTAAAGGGCTTCAAAGCCTTAGGCGCAGAGATTACATTAGGTTATGGTTTTGTAGAAGCAACAGCAGAAAGATTAATTGGTAGTAAAATTTATTTAGATTTTCCTAGCGTAGGAGCTACAGAAAATATTATGATGGCTGCTGTATTAGCAGAAGGACAAACAGTTATTGAAAACGCAGCAGAAGAACCAGAGATTACAGACTTAGCTAATTTTCTAAATAAAATGGGAGCGGATATTAAAGGTGCAGGTACGGATACTATTAAAATTAATGGAGTAGAAAATCTTGGAGGAGCTGTACATTCCGTTATTCCAGACAGAATAGAGGCAGGAACATATATGATAGCTGCAGCTATTACAGGAGGAAATGTCTTAGTAGATAATGTTGTACCAGACCATTTGAAGCCTGTTATTGCAAAACTAAAGGAATGTAATATGGAGGTAATGGAAGAAGGTAACGGCATAAGAGTTATAGGAAAAAACAGGCCGAAGGCTGTAGATATTAAAACTATGCCTTATCCTGGATTTCCTACAGATATGCAGTCCCAATTCATGGCATTAATGAGCGTAGCAGAGGGTACTAGCATAGTTATTGAGACTGTATTTGAAAATCGATTTATGCATGTTAGCGAGTTAAAAAGAATGGGCGCAGATATTAAGATAGAAGGCCGTAGCGCTATTATAGAAGGCAAAGAAGCTTTACTAGGGGCACCAGTAAAGGCTACAGACCTAAGAGCTGGAGCTGCTTTGATTTTATCAGGATTGGTATCAGATGGAATAACAGAGATTACAAATACCTATCATATTGATAGAGGTTATGTAGATATAGAGGAAAAGTTAAGATCTCTAGGAGCTAATATATATAGAGAAGAAAATTTAGAAGAGGAAGAAGAATTGGCTTAA
- the spoIID gene encoding stage II sporulation protein D, which translates to MKGIFWGIIFFVVVTLFMPMFIVTSCDISIPNRDKPIEKKIVESDLVVAVYNHDTDKIMELGLEEYIIGVVAGEAPAAFEIEALKAQAVAARTYAIWKRSAYVEAGNPDHPGAILCTSHLHCQEWLSLEELRERHGKKWIKEYLPKIEDAVMSTKGVIMTYNMKPIEPLYHSTSGGRTENSEDVFTTAVPYLRSVSSPYEEGSPVLVDQYKISIKDFISKLKGKYKDLKVDDKKIASEINILERSSGGNIKKIKIGNKEFTGREVRELFELRSANFTVDIRGKDIHFTTKGYGHGVGMSQWGANGMAKQGSTFSDILKHYYQGVTLSVLKSHK; encoded by the coding sequence ATGAAGGGTATTTTTTGGGGAATTATTTTTTTTGTAGTTGTGACTCTATTTATGCCAATGTTTATAGTGACTAGCTGTGATATATCTATTCCAAATAGAGACAAGCCTATAGAGAAAAAAATTGTAGAGTCAGACTTAGTTGTAGCAGTATATAACCACGATACAGACAAAATTATGGAGCTAGGACTAGAAGAATATATTATAGGAGTTGTTGCTGGAGAGGCGCCAGCTGCCTTTGAAATAGAAGCTCTAAAGGCTCAAGCTGTGGCTGCCAGAACTTATGCCATTTGGAAAAGAAGTGCATATGTAGAGGCAGGAAATCCAGATCATCCTGGAGCGATTCTATGCACGAGTCATCTCCATTGTCAGGAGTGGCTATCTCTGGAAGAACTTAGAGAACGACATGGTAAGAAATGGATAAAAGAATATTTGCCTAAAATAGAAGATGCAGTAATGTCTACTAAGGGAGTTATTATGACTTACAATATGAAGCCTATTGAGCCACTATATCACTCTACGAGTGGAGGGCGTACAGAAAACTCAGAAGATGTATTTACTACTGCCGTCCCATATTTACGAAGTGTGTCCAGTCCCTATGAAGAAGGGTCTCCAGTGTTGGTAGATCAATACAAAATTTCTATAAAGGATTTTATATCAAAGCTTAAAGGGAAATATAAGGACTTGAAGGTTGATGATAAGAAAATTGCCTCCGAAATAAATATATTAGAAAGAAGTAGTGGAGGCAATATAAAGAAAATTAAAATAGGTAATAAGGAGTTTACAGGTAGGGAAGTTAGAGAGTTATTTGAACTAAGATCGGCCAACTTTACTGTCGATATTAGAGGTAAGGATATACACTTTACTACAAAAGGCTATGGTCATGGAGTAGGTATGAGCCAATGGGGGGCCAATGGAATGGCTAAACAAGGTAGTACATTTAGTGATATTTTAAAACATTATTACCAAGGAGTTACTCTAAGTGTATTAAAGAGTCACAAATAG
- a CDS encoding M23 family metallopeptidase, translated as MSLENNNNNDRNKKEKKSLYQIMDKQGFYIILILCVAIIAATAIWVNNQKEDYFIGEGPTNPFEEDMQPEVTLVEDNEAVEETDDAQETGKIGQGKPVEEDEKSSDTPKNQVKQDGKDNKEDIQKDSDKEEKLEETAVPEASEEASASVSMIVPVVGKLTLPFADDHLVYHKTLDQWSTHKGIDIQATEGSPVKAALDGEIVEVINDTIMGITITIKHNDDMLTRYSNLSTDAMVKVGDQVEKGQTISGVGKTASNKTLEGPVLHFQVLKDDKFIDPQIYLGKLNK; from the coding sequence ATGTCATTAGAAAATAACAATAACAATGACAGAAATAAAAAAGAAAAAAAGTCCCTTTATCAAATTATGGACAAACAAGGATTTTATATTATTTTAATACTATGTGTAGCTATCATTGCTGCTACAGCCATTTGGGTCAATAACCAGAAGGAAGATTACTTCATTGGTGAAGGTCCCACTAATCCATTTGAGGAAGACATGCAGCCAGAGGTAACCTTAGTGGAAGACAATGAAGCTGTAGAAGAGACTGATGATGCACAGGAAACAGGGAAAATTGGTCAGGGAAAACCAGTAGAAGAAGATGAAAAATCTTCTGATACTCCAAAGAATCAAGTAAAGCAAGATGGTAAAGACAATAAAGAAGATATCCAAAAAGATAGTGATAAAGAAGAAAAATTGGAAGAAACAGCTGTACCAGAAGCTAGCGAAGAAGCTTCAGCTAGTGTAAGTATGATAGTTCCAGTAGTAGGAAAATTAACATTACCTTTTGCAGACGATCACTTAGTTTATCATAAAACCCTAGATCAATGGAGTACTCATAAGGGAATAGACATTCAGGCCACAGAAGGATCACCAGTAAAGGCAGCTCTTGATGGTGAAATAGTAGAGGTTATTAATGATACTATTATGGGAATTACTATTACAATTAAACATAATGATGATATGCTTACAAGATACAGCAATCTGTCTACAGATGCAATGGTTAAGGTGGGAGACCAAGTTGAAAAGGGGCAAACTATTAGTGGAGTTGGTAAAACAGCATCCAACAAAACTTTAGAAGGTCCAGTACTACATTTTCAAGTACTTAAAGATGATAAGTTTATAGATCCACAAATATACTTAGGTAAATTAAATAAGTAA
- the spoIIID gene encoding sporulation transcriptional regulator SpoIIID: MKDYIEKRAIEIANYIINEGATVRQTARIFGVSKSTVHKDVTERLPKINPLMANQVKDILDANKAERHIRGGKATKMKYKSINKIR, encoded by the coding sequence GTGAAGGACTACATAGAGAAGCGAGCTATAGAGATAGCTAACTACATTATTAACGAGGGAGCTACCGTTAGGCAAACAGCTCGCATATTTGGGGTAAGCAAAAGTACAGTCCATAAAGACGTAACAGAAAGACTTCCTAAGATAAACCCTCTAATGGCTAATCAAGTAAAAGATATACTTGATGCTAATAAGGCAGAAAGACACATAAGAGGTGGCAAAGCTACGAAGATGAAATATAAATCAATAAACAAGATAAGATAA
- the mreB gene encoding rod shape-determining protein, with protein sequence MLGFGADIGIDLGTASVLVFIKGKGIVLQEPSVVAIDKNTNQVLAVGEEARRMLGRTPGNIVAIRPLKDGVISDYDVTERMLKYFIQKTIGKKLFFKPKIIVCVPSGVTEVEKRAVIDATNEAGARTTYLIEEPIAAAIGAGLDIAQPNGHMIVDIGGGTTDIAVISLGGIVVSTSIKVAGDRFDEAITRYMRKRHNIMIGERTAEDIKINIGGAYPRAQQVFMDVKGRNLVSGLPVNIKVSSEEILEALEESVATIADAVHSVLEKTPPELASDIANQGIVMTGGGALLWGFNKLIEKRTGIPVYIAEEAVSCVAKGTGSALDSLEMLARSQSAKNSYK encoded by the coding sequence ATGTTGGGTTTTGGTGCGGATATTGGTATAGATCTGGGTACCGCAAGTGTTTTGGTATTTATAAAAGGAAAGGGAATCGTTTTACAGGAGCCTTCCGTAGTGGCAATTGATAAAAATACTAATCAAGTGCTAGCTGTAGGAGAGGAAGCACGTAGAATGTTAGGTAGAACACCTGGTAACATAGTTGCTATTAGACCTTTAAAAGATGGGGTTATTTCAGATTATGATGTAACAGAGAGAATGTTAAAATACTTTATTCAAAAAACAATTGGTAAAAAATTATTTTTTAAACCTAAGATCATTGTATGTGTTCCTAGTGGAGTTACAGAGGTTGAAAAGAGAGCTGTTATTGATGCTACCAACGAGGCAGGCGCAAGAACAACTTATTTAATAGAAGAACCAATTGCAGCTGCTATAGGAGCTGGTCTAGATATTGCACAGCCAAATGGACATATGATAGTAGATATAGGTGGTGGAACTACTGATATTGCGGTTATATCATTAGGAGGAATAGTTGTAAGTACTTCTATTAAAGTAGCAGGAGATAGATTTGATGAAGCTATTACCCGTTACATGAGAAAACGTCATAATATTATGATTGGTGAAAGAACTGCCGAAGATATTAAGATTAATATTGGTGGAGCATATCCTCGTGCACAACAAGTTTTTATGGATGTGAAAGGAAGAAACCTTGTTTCTGGTCTTCCTGTCAATATAAAAGTAAGCAGTGAAGAAATTTTAGAAGCATTAGAAGAATCTGTAGCTACTATTGCCGATGCCGTACATAGTGTATTAGAAAAAACTCCACCGGAACTAGCTTCGGACATCGCTAACCAAGGTATTGTTATGACTGGTGGTGGTGCTCTTTTATGGGGATTTAATAAACTTATAGAAAAGAGAACTGGTATTCCGGTGTATATTGCAGAAGAGGCAGTTTCCTGTGTTGCTAAGGGAACAGGCAGTGCATTAGACTCTTTAGAAATGTTGGCAAGAAGTCAAAGTGCTAAAAATAGTTATAAGTAG
- a CDS encoding flagellar hook-basal body protein — protein sequence MFRGLYTAVSSMQTNQKMLDIASNNMANVNTTGFKKDVMISETFPEALIKKINGQLPTEPVKLNGKLEVSRDGEGFQLATERGFFTVNSPMGTSYSRELKFTVDENGYLRTYSRNIQGQIDTSEGNFVLDGQGRRIQVGNNNIDINETGQLMANGAVVADLIHRPATNTIGTINSGRRFERTHINFIQGTLDETGNNLNFAINGSGFFKVGTPKGEMYTRNGSFTLSQNGQIVTSEGYPLLGQNGPITLADTDFQLGARGQVIANGQVVDQFDMINVSNANDLDKHGQSYYVVREGLEIEETPFEGEILQGFLEGSNINPINEMINMINIMRSYESSNRVVKAYDDMLQKAANEVGKL from the coding sequence ATGTTTAGAGGACTATACACAGCTGTATCTTCAATGCAAACTAATCAAAAGATGTTGGATATCGCATCAAACAATATGGCTAATGTGAATACCACTGGATTTAAAAAGGATGTTATGATATCAGAAACATTTCCAGAGGCCCTAATAAAAAAAATAAATGGACAATTACCTACAGAGCCTGTCAAGCTGAATGGTAAATTAGAAGTAAGTAGGGATGGAGAAGGATTTCAATTAGCCACAGAAAGAGGATTTTTTACAGTAAACAGTCCAATGGGAACGAGCTATAGTAGGGAGCTTAAATTTACTGTAGATGAAAATGGGTATTTAAGGACTTATAGCCGCAATATTCAAGGGCAAATAGACACTTCTGAAGGAAACTTTGTTTTAGATGGACAAGGTAGAAGAATTCAGGTAGGAAATAACAATATTGATATAAATGAAACAGGGCAACTAATGGCTAATGGAGCTGTAGTAGCAGATTTAATACATAGGCCAGCAACTAATACTATTGGAACTATTAACAGTGGACGTAGATTTGAAAGAACACATATTAACTTTATACAAGGAACATTAGATGAAACAGGAAACAACTTAAATTTTGCTATAAATGGAAGTGGTTTTTTCAAAGTAGGTACTCCTAAAGGGGAAATGTACACTAGAAATGGAAGCTTTACTCTAAGTCAAAATGGACAAATCGTTACATCTGAGGGCTACCCGTTACTAGGTCAAAATGGTCCTATTACACTAGCTGATACGGATTTTCAGCTTGGTGCAAGAGGACAAGTTATTGCTAATGGACAAGTAGTAGATCAATTCGATATGATTAATGTTTCAAATGCTAATGATCTTGATAAGCACGGACAGTCTTACTATGTAGTAAGAGAAGGATTAGAAATAGAGGAAACACCTTTTGAAGGTGAAATACTTCAAGGTTTTTTAGAAGGATCTAATATTAATCCTATAAATGAAATGATAAATATGATAAATATAATGAGGTCCTACGAATCTAGCAATAGAGTAGTAAAGGCTTACGACGATATGCTACAAAAAGCAGCAAATGAGGTAGGAAAACTGTAG
- the flgG gene encoding flagellar basal-body rod protein FlgG, with amino-acid sequence MRALWTAASGMKAQQLNMDTISNNLANVNTTSYKRQKVEFKDLLYANLRTTNLNDGQGSPVNLQVGHGVMPVATSRMFTTGNLEKTDSPFDMGISGEGFFVIEDPSGNRFYTRDGNFKLSVEFDEMRLVTSDGYTVVSDFDDAIYFEEGMKNITVNESGLITAETPDGEIEEIATIALAKFINNEGLEAVGKNLYKETAASGEALYMEEEERTSDIMQYYLETSNVQIVDEMVRLITAQRAYEINSKTIQTADEMLGMANNLRR; translated from the coding sequence ATGAGAGCTTTATGGACAGCGGCTTCTGGTATGAAGGCCCAACAGCTAAATATGGATACAATCTCTAACAACCTAGCTAACGTAAATACAACATCCTATAAAAGACAAAAAGTAGAATTTAAGGATTTATTATATGCAAATCTAAGAACTACTAATTTAAACGATGGACAGGGTAGTCCTGTAAATTTACAGGTAGGTCATGGTGTAATGCCTGTTGCTACTAGCAGAATGTTTACTACAGGCAATTTAGAAAAAACAGATAGTCCCTTCGATATGGGTATAAGTGGGGAGGGTTTTTTTGTAATTGAAGACCCAAGTGGGAATCGTTTCTATACTAGAGATGGGAATTTTAAGCTAAGTGTAGAATTTGATGAAATGAGACTAGTAACTTCAGATGGATATACTGTAGTATCTGACTTCGATGATGCTATATATTTTGAAGAAGGTATGAAAAATATTACAGTAAACGAAAGTGGACTTATTACCGCTGAAACTCCAGATGGAGAAATCGAAGAAATTGCTACTATCGCCCTTGCTAAGTTTATTAATAATGAAGGACTTGAAGCAGTAGGAAAAAATCTATATAAGGAAACGGCAGCTTCTGGTGAAGCACTATATATGGAGGAAGAAGAAAGAACTAGTGATATTATGCAATATTATTTAGAAACCTCCAATGTACAAATAGTAGATGAAATGGTGCGTTTAATTACAGCACAGAGAGCCTACGAGATTAACTCTAAAACCATACAGACGGCAGACGAAATGCTAGGTATGGCGAATAACCTAAGAAGATAA
- a CDS encoding rod-binding protein: MINMNPINPLSQIDKTANIRQTDDPQKLMEVCKEFESIFINMILKQARSGMKTDGLTEKSYAREIFEDMQDEQMAQSMSKGQGIGLAQELYKQLSRNTNKITNMVDKE, translated from the coding sequence ATGATTAATATGAATCCAATAAACCCACTAAGTCAAATAGATAAAACAGCTAACATAAGACAAACAGATGATCCTCAAAAACTTATGGAGGTTTGCAAGGAATTTGAGAGTATTTTTATAAATATGATACTAAAACAAGCGAGAAGTGGAATGAAGACAGATGGCTTAACAGAAAAGAGCTATGCTAGAGAAATATTTGAAGATATGCAAGACGAGCAGATGGCACAAAGCATGTCTAAAGGACAAGGTATAGGTTTAGCACAAGAGCTGTATAAGCAGTTATCTCGAAATACAAATAAAATTACTAATATGGTTGATAAGGAATAA
- a CDS encoding AI-2E family transporter: MDLSKDIVKKIIGIVAFAIFLFVGLQNISKVISSLKIILTICSPFLIGAFIAFVLNVPLRFIERKLFTENIKNNYKLSEKLQRPASLAITILLVVGVVFVVMFLIIPELVHTFGTLKDTIPNFIIQAQSWAENWVVEFPEISNWVMNLTVDWNKLSKTIFDFLQKGAGNFLTSTVGVATSIISGIIKVSIGFVFSIYILLQKEKLGRQSKKILYSFLPEEKADKVISICSLCNKIFSSFLSGQCTEAVILGALFFIVMTIFSFPYALVISILIGFTALVPIFGSFIGFTVGGFLILMVDPTKALWFIVLFFTLQQIEGNIIYPRVVGNSVGLPSIWVLVAVTIGGSTMGVLGMLVNIPLFSVLYSLIRESVLKRLEERKIAEEKLR, translated from the coding sequence ATGGATTTAAGCAAGGATATTGTCAAAAAGATTATCGGAATTGTAGCTTTTGCAATTTTTTTATTTGTAGGACTTCAAAATATTTCAAAGGTTATTAGTTCTTTAAAAATAATTCTTACAATTTGTTCACCGTTTTTAATTGGTGCTTTTATTGCATTTGTTCTTAATGTTCCTTTAAGGTTTATTGAAAGGAAGCTATTTACGGAGAATATAAAAAATAACTATAAATTAAGCGAAAAGCTACAACGCCCTGCTAGCCTTGCTATTACCATACTTTTAGTTGTAGGAGTTGTATTTGTAGTAATGTTTTTAATTATTCCAGAATTAGTGCATACCTTTGGTACTTTAAAAGATACCATACCTAATTTTATTATACAGGCTCAAAGCTGGGCTGAGAATTGGGTTGTTGAATTCCCTGAAATTTCTAATTGGGTTATGAATTTAACGGTAGACTGGAATAAACTTAGTAAAACAATTTTTGATTTTTTACAGAAGGGTGCAGGCAATTTTTTGACTTCAACTGTAGGTGTAGCTACATCTATTATTAGTGGTATTATCAAAGTTTCTATTGGTTTTGTTTTTTCTATTTATATTTTATTACAAAAAGAAAAACTTGGACGTCAGTCAAAGAAAATACTATACTCTTTTTTACCTGAAGAAAAAGCAGATAAAGTTATTTCTATCTGTAGTCTATGCAATAAGATTTTTTCCAGCTTTCTATCTGGCCAATGTACAGAAGCAGTTATTCTAGGTGCTCTTTTCTTTATTGTTATGACTATATTTAGTTTTCCATATGCTTTAGTGATTAGCATATTGATAGGATTTACTGCACTTGTTCCTATATTTGGATCTTTTATAGGCTTTACCGTAGGTGGATTTCTTATTTTAATGGTTGATCCTACTAAAGCATTATGGTTTATTGTGCTTTTCTTTACTCTTCAACAAATAGAAGGGAATATAATTTATCCTCGTGTAGTAGGCAACTCAGTGGGTTTACCATCAATATGGGTATTAGTTGCAGTAACTATAGGAGGCAGTACAATGGGGGTACTTGGAATGCTTGTGAATATTCCACTGTTCTCAGTACTTTATTCATTAATACGAGAATCTGTCTTAAAAAGATTAGAAGAAAGAAAGATTGCTGAAGAAAAGCTACGGTAA
- a CDS encoding cyclodeaminase/cyclohydrolase family protein, translating into MRIADKSIDRFLHDIATKPRTPAGGSIAALCAACAAALTEMVARHTINNKDKSIDVLDYMDEVIQICSVYRENFLEDMDRDTKAYKDVINALNTTEENREECYKTSINIPLEITHRVLNMIGIINKIIKEGNDYLVTDGAAALLIAKATITSLIYHIKCNLIYIKDKDFFNKITNELELIEEQIK; encoded by the coding sequence TTGAGAATTGCTGATAAGTCTATAGATAGGTTTCTACATGATATTGCTACTAAACCCCGTACTCCTGCTGGAGGGAGTATAGCTGCCTTATGTGCTGCTTGTGCGGCTGCTCTTACTGAAATGGTTGCCAGGCACACAATCAATAATAAGGATAAATCCATAGACGTGCTAGATTATATGGATGAAGTGATACAAATATGTTCTGTTTATAGAGAAAACTTTCTAGAGGATATGGATAGAGACACAAAAGCCTATAAGGATGTCATAAACGCTCTAAACACTACAGAAGAGAATAGAGAGGAATGCTATAAAACCTCAATAAATATACCTTTAGAAATAACTCATAGAGTGTTAAATATGATTGGTATTATTAATAAAATCATTAAAGAAGGTAATGATTATTTAGTAACTGATGGAGCAGCAGCTTTACTTATTGCAAAAGCTACTATTACTTCTTTAATATATCATATAAAATGCAATCTAATTTATATAAAAGACAAAGATTTTTTTAACAAGATAACCAATGAGTTAGAATTGATAGAAGAACAAATAAAATAG